A genome region from Flavobacterium sp. includes the following:
- a CDS encoding PTS sugar transporter subunit IIBC — translation MNFIEKNVSVEKAAIILSKNGIQVDEKEAKIILELLYLVSKNYDKPKEKKILYP, via the coding sequence ATGAATTTCATTGAGAAGAATGTTTCAGTAGAAAAAGCCGCTATTATTCTTTCCAAGAATGGTATTCAGGTAGATGAGAAGGAAGCCAAAATTATTTTGGAATTACTATATTTAGTTTCAAAAAATTACGATAAACCAAAAGAGAAAAAAATCCTATATCCTTAA